The following nucleotide sequence is from Chloracidobacterium validum.
GTCGGCGTCGGCATCCAGTTCGATGGCGCTGGGTTGCTTGGCCGTGAGTTCGGCGAGACCAAATGCCGCGCGAGCGTTGGTCGGTTCCTCCCGAACCAGCATTTCAAGCAACTGCCGCGCTTCGGCATACTTTTTGGCGCGCAGCAGGTCGTCGGCCTGCTCGATGCGTGACCGCCCGGCGGCCACTGGAGCCGCGCGCGCCCGCCGCCGCTCGACCCGCGCGCGTAGGTCGGCGAGTTCGGTTGGTCGGCGCCGTTCGCGGTCAGTATCAAAACTTGTCACCATGCGCGGCAGCCATTCCAGAATGTCCACGCCGGTTTCATCCAGCGCGGCAAGCTGCTCGAAAAAATGGAGCGCCAGCACGCCACCCCGTTCCCAGACGCCAAGCAGTTCAATCCGGGCTTCCTCGTCGGCCAGGATGAGTGCTGCCCGTGCATCATCCGCGCCGGCGCGGGCCGCGGCGCGCGCTTCCTGGAGGCTCAGGCGCGCTTCGATGGCTCGCCCAAGCGATTCCCGGACGATTTCAAAGACATTGTTCTTGAGTGCCGGATCGGCATTGGGCGCACTCCCGGCCAACTTCACGATGGCCGCCCGCCGGTCGGCAATGAGTTTGGCGGAACGCGCAATGACCGGCTCCAGAATGAAGCGCATCAGCGCCCGCCGCAGGGGGCGATTGGGCGCTTCCCGTGGGGCGCTGACGACCAGGAAAAATTCATCTCCGGGCCGCCGGTACGTGCGGCGGTCAGACCCGTCTAAAAAATCATTGCGTGTCACGACCCGTCCGACCGGGCCAAGCAGGTCCGGCAGGATGAACAGCCGGCGCGTCCGCTCACGCATTTCGCCGGCCGGGAGGCTGGCACTGGTGAGCGTGTCGAGGTCAGCGAGCGGCGGCGCGTCACGGGCCGTCACGATGGGCTGGGTGTGCAAAAACGTCAGCAGCCGAAACAGTTCTTCCTGAGCGACTTGCTGAAGAAGCTCCGCAAATGCCGCATAGTTCGCCGCATATTTGGGGAACACCGACTTGACCGGCGAGCGTGCCGCAAATTCAGCAATCAACGGAGCCAGTCCGGCCAGTGGGCGGACATCCGGGGGCAGGCTCTCCGACGGTGGCAGTGTAAACTCTGGCAACGGGCGCGCGATGAGCGCCAGGGCGACCGCGCTGCCCAGCAAGGTCGAGCGCGTCCGCTCGGCTTCTGGGAGCTGCTTCCAGAAAGCGCGTAGCTTTTCGGTGACTTCCGGCGGTGTCGCCTGAAGGTCGCGGAGCAGTTCCGCCCGGACTTCATTCGGCGGCGCGCCCGGCGTTTCGGCATCGAACCCGGCAAGATTGAGGGCCGCCAGCGTTACGAACAGTCGCTCATCCGTGCCAACGAAGACGTTGTTTGTGGTGGATTGGGGCGACGTTTGCCCAAAGGCTTGCCCAATGAACAGGCTCAACACCAGGCAGCCCAGGAGAAACCACGGTAGTCGTCCCCGGCGCGTCCAGGGAAAGCTCCAAAATAAGCGAGGCATGGGGTCGTCAGTGATTGGTGGATCGAGGATGAAAACAGAATGTGAAAAGGCAGCGGGGAGACGGTTCACGTGAGCCGGCTCGCGTCTGGTTTATACACTCGGCGCATCCAGTCGGCTGTGATGCGCAAGCCTTCCTCCAGGCTGTAGGTATTGCGGTGATCGAGGTCACGAACGGCCTTACTCGTATCCACCAGCTTGGTTTTCGTCGTCAACGGCTCGGATTCGGCATAGCGCACAAGCGTTGGTGACGCGCCGGTGACCTTGAGGACCGCGTCTGAAAGTTCTTCGATTGTGTGCAGTTGGTCCCCGCCGATGTTGTAGGTTTCGCCTGGCTTGAAGTTCTCTACGATGTTGGCGACCGTCCGAACGGTATCGGCAAGGAACGTGGATGTTCGCGCATGCCCCCGATAGACCGTCCAGGGCAGCCCGTGCAGCGCACAGTAGAGAAACCGGCAATTGACGGAACGATAGGGACTGTAGTACTCGCCCGGGCCATAGGTGTTGAAGAGGCGCACCACGACGCATTCAACCCCCCGCTGCGCCGCGGCGTTGCGAATCTGCATCTCGTTGACCCACTTTGAGATGGCGTAGTCATTGAGTTGCTTGATTTCAACGTCGTCCGTGATGTGTTCGACCATCAGGTGCGGATAGTCGCCGTAGATTTCTGACGACGAAAAGTGAACGAGCCGGAATCGCTGGCTTTCCTGGAGTCGCAGCAGGTGTTTGGTTCCGATGACGTTCGTGCGCCAAAGCGTTTCGTAGAAATCCTCGCCATTCCAGCGCCCAAACTCCGCCGCGCAGTGAAACACATAGTCGAACCGGCCAAAGTGGTCGAAGAGGCGGGCGAGCTGGCGGAACTCGCCAACATCACAGCGGGCGTAGCGTGGCTCGCGTAAGTCGCCGTGAAGCCCAAAGGCCGCTTCATCTGGCTGGTGAGCCAGGTCGCAGGCGATGACCTCGTGATGCCGCTCACGAAGTTCACGGACAAGCCCGGCGCCAACCACGCCAAGCCCGCCCGTGACAAGAATGCGCGCCATGAATCTATGGAAACTCAGGATGGAGGTAACGTGTGACTGCGCGGCGAAAAACTCGCCGCCGCCCTACGTTTCAAGGTGAGAAGCGGACGTTGAGCCACCGGCCTAGGCAAAGCTGGCGACGGCATCGGCCTCATTGTCGAACGTGTCGAACACCGTGAGCAGCTTCGTAATCATCAATAAATCCTGAATCTTTTTCGTCAAGTTGAGCAACTTGAGCTGCCCTTGCTGATTCTTGACCGTCGTGTAGCTGTGAACCAGTTCGCCAATGCCGGAACTGTCAACGTAGCTGACATCACCCAAGTTGAGCAGAATGTTTTTATTGCCGTTTTCAAGAAGTGACTTGACAGCGTTGCGAAGTTGGACGCTGCCCTCGCCAATCGTGATTTTGCCACTGAGGTCAAGGACGGCAACATCACCAACATTGCGATGGGAAATGGTAAGTGACATACGAACGCGGGACTCCTTCACTGAAAATATCGGCCGGTGAACCGATAGGATATGGCTTGCCTTCTGCCGCCAGCTTATGAACGACGGCGCATAACCTGCGTCACACGTCCAGTTGGGTCAGAAACCCAAGCCCCGACGACCGACCGCGCGAAAGGTCCGGTCCGAAGCTGTGGCTTGCCCTGCGATGGGACGACTTGAGCGCCTAACTACCACCATTATGGAAACCACCGTTGCGCGTTGGACGGTGCTTGACCATACGAACTTCAAGTCCGCCTTGCTGATGGGTCGAGAACTCAACGTCATCCATAAACGTTCGCATATAGAAGATACCACGTCCGTTCGGGTTGAGCAGGTTCTCTGGGTCGCGGGGGTCGGCCACATGACTGGCGTCAAAGCCATTGCCCCGGTCACGAATGACGACAATGAGCTTTTCATCCGTCAACTGGAAGCGGACCTGAACCGGTTTGGAAACATCGAGCTGATTCCCATGCTTGATGGCATTGACAATCGACTCCCGAACGGCCAGTCCAACCCAGTCAACATTTTCTGTTTCAAATCCGGCAAGCTGGGTGAGTTGGTCGGCGACCGCCCCAACCATTTCGACAAACCGATAATGACTCGCGATAGTAATTTCGACGACCGTGTCGGTCTTGTCCAGAATATCGGGGTGTGTTACTTCCACCGTTGTTGCCCGTCCGCGTGATGACTGATTTTGGCCCAACACCGTGCAACCAGTGAACTCATCCATAACTGGCCAAGCTAGATAGCACGCGGTGAAAACAAGCGTCAAGGCAACGACTGGCATGGCGGGGGCGTGATTCGTGCTATAGTCTAAGTTGGTTGTGACGCGCAGGCGCCGTTGAGTCCTCGCTGCCAGTGGTGGTCGGTGGACTGCGTCCCGGCTCGCGGCCGCTTTTTGTCGCCAGGCCGCAAAACAGATATGATTCCGTGAGTTTTCTGGGGGAAATTACGAAGTGAATACGAAACGATGGCTGGCGGCGCTGGGCGGCGCGGTCTTGGCAGGTGGCGTTGCTTGGCAATATCTCAAGCGCCCACGGGACGTCCGCTGGATTGATTGCGTGGGCGAACTCCCGCACCCAGACGCAAGTCGCTTCCTGGTTGTGGATGGCGTGCGCTTGCACTACCAGGAGTTTGGCGCATCCGACGCGCCCGCGCTGGTGTTGCTGCATGGCTACTGCTCATCCACCTACACGTGGAAGGATGTCGCCGAGCCATTGGCGGCGGCCGGCTATCGCGTCATCGCGCCCGACCTCAAGGGATTCGGGTTTTCGGAAAAACCTGCCGACCGGCGCTATCACGTCCAGGATCACGCCCAGCTTGTGGTTGGTTTGCTTGACCGGCTAGGGATCGAGACCGCCACGTTCGTTGGCAATTCTTTCGGCTGCGCGGTCTCGCTGGCCTGCGCGTTGATGTGGTCGTCGCGCGTGGCGGGACTGGTTTTGCTGGATGCGGCGTACAACGACGCTCCGCTACAGCAGTATCCCTTCAGCCTCTATGCGCAAATTGCCCGAACTTGGTTGGTGGGCGAAGCGACAGTGCCACTTCTGATGGCAACCCGCCAGACATCCGAAACCCTCCTGCGCGGTTTCTTTCATGACCAACAGGTGGTGACGCCTGACCGAATCACGGCTTACTTCCGTGCCTTGCGGACGGTCGAAGGTCAGCGGGCGGCCATGACGACCGCCCGCCAGTGGGACTTGAACTGGATTGAGCAAGAGCTAGACAGCATTACCGTGCCCACGTTGATTGTGTGGGGAGAGTATGATCGGGCCATTCCGGTGACGCTTGGCGTGCGTTTGCGCGCGCGCCTCCCCCATGCCGAGTTTGTTGTGATTCCAGACTGTGGTCATATCCCGGCGGAAGAGCGTCCGGCGGAAACCACAGCGCTGATCCTAGATTTTTGTCGTCGCCAGTCCCCGCGACCGGTGGCGGCTTTGGCCGGTCCGGCGGTCGCGTCGTCGGCGTCATCCGCGGTGATCAACCTGGCGATGTCGGCGTCTGCGACGCCCGCCCCATCGCTTCATTCCACGACTGCTACCACCGTTGACCCGGCTGATGAATCGCCTGCGACGTAGCCGCCGGCCAGAGCCTCGGTCAGCTCGCGCGCCGCAAGTTTTTACTGAAGTGTTTACCTGGCGTGGGTGGTTGCTTGGTTTGTGGTTTACCCTTGTCTGGCTTGTTTGAGGTTGGCAATTCATCAAGCCGGTCAGGTAGGGCGGTACATCGGAGAGAGGGCATGGCTATTCGACAGCAAGACTGGAGCCTCCAACGCAAGGGTGTCATTGACCAGGAGCGTCACAAGGAGCGCGTCAAGGACGCCATCCGCAAAAATCTTGGTTCGATTGTCTCGAATGAGTCGATCATCCTGTCGGACGGCAGCAAAACGGTCAAAGTGCCAATCCGTTCGCTGGACGAGTACAAGTTTCGGTTTGACCGCCACAAGCAAAAGCATGTCGCCCAGGGGGATGGCAACTCGAAGGTCGGAGATGTCGTGGCCCGGGAAGGACAGCCGGGGAACGGTCCGGGCAAAGGCGGGTCGGGGCCGGCCGGGAGCGATCCCGGTCAGGACTACTACGAAGCCGAGGTCAACATTGACGACATCGCGGCACTGATCTTCGAGGACCTCCAGTTGCCTTTCCTCGA
It contains:
- a CDS encoding ATP-binding protein yields the protein MDEFTGCTVLGQNQSSRGRATTVEVTHPDILDKTDTVVEITIASHYRFVEMVGAVADQLTQLAGFETENVDWVGLAVRESIVNAIKHGNQLDVSKPVQVRFQLTDEKLIVVIRDRGNGFDASHVADPRDPENLLNPNGRGIFYMRTFMDDVEFSTHQQGGLEVRMVKHRPTRNGGFHNGGS
- a CDS encoding tetratricopeptide repeat protein yields the protein MPRLFWSFPWTRRGRLPWFLLGCLVLSLFIGQAFGQTSPQSTTNNVFVGTDERLFVTLAALNLAGFDAETPGAPPNEVRAELLRDLQATPPEVTEKLRAFWKQLPEAERTRSTLLGSAVALALIARPLPEFTLPPSESLPPDVRPLAGLAPLIAEFAARSPVKSVFPKYAANYAAFAELLQQVAQEELFRLLTFLHTQPIVTARDAPPLADLDTLTSASLPAGEMRERTRRLFILPDLLGPVGRVVTRNDFLDGSDRRTYRRPGDEFFLVVSAPREAPNRPLRRALMRFILEPVIARSAKLIADRRAAIVKLAGSAPNADPALKNNVFEIVRESLGRAIEARLSLQEARAAARAGADDARAALILADEEARIELLGVWERGGVLALHFFEQLAALDETGVDILEWLPRMVTSFDTDRERRRPTELADLRARVERRRARAAPVAAGRSRIEQADDLLRAKKYAEARQLLEMLVREEPTNARAAFGLAELTAKQPSAIELDADADESDKLAALQERFELAVELYERAAKLAQADERWLASRAHVAIGKLYDLADRRPEAIAAYERAIAIGDVRDGAYAEAVAGKARPFRPDKP
- a CDS encoding NAD-dependent epimerase/dehydratase family protein — translated: MARILVTGGLGVVGAGLVRELRERHHEVIACDLAHQPDEAAFGLHGDLREPRYARCDVGEFRQLARLFDHFGRFDYVFHCAAEFGRWNGEDFYETLWRTNVIGTKHLLRLQESQRFRLVHFSSSEIYGDYPHLMVEHITDDVEIKQLNDYAISKWVNEMQIRNAAAQRGVECVVVRLFNTYGPGEYYSPYRSVNCRFLYCALHGLPWTVYRGHARTSTFLADTVRTVANIVENFKPGETYNIGGDQLHTIEELSDAVLKVTGASPTLVRYAESEPLTTKTKLVDTSKAVRDLDHRNTYSLEEGLRITADWMRRVYKPDASRLT
- a CDS encoding STAS domain-containing protein, which encodes MSLTISHRNVGDVAVLDLSGKITIGEGSVQLRNAVKSLLENGNKNILLNLGDVSYVDSSGIGELVHSYTTVKNQQGQLKLLNLTKKIQDLLMITKLLTVFDTFDNEADAVASFA
- a CDS encoding alpha/beta fold hydrolase; this encodes MNTKRWLAALGGAVLAGGVAWQYLKRPRDVRWIDCVGELPHPDASRFLVVDGVRLHYQEFGASDAPALVLLHGYCSSTYTWKDVAEPLAAAGYRVIAPDLKGFGFSEKPADRRYHVQDHAQLVVGLLDRLGIETATFVGNSFGCAVSLACALMWSSRVAGLVLLDAAYNDAPLQQYPFSLYAQIARTWLVGEATVPLLMATRQTSETLLRGFFHDQQVVTPDRITAYFRALRTVEGQRAAMTTARQWDLNWIEQELDSITVPTLIVWGEYDRAIPVTLGVRLRARLPHAEFVVIPDCGHIPAEERPAETTALILDFCRRQSPRPVAALAGPAVASSASSAVINLAMSASATPAPSLHSTTATTVDPADESPAT